From Salinirubellus salinus, the proteins below share one genomic window:
- a CDS encoding ABC transporter permease, which produces MSREEASLETVDWAEVRADGPRLPTGSALVLPFVALLTLFGYHYAFVPPGEKLVNEAIFGFRVRLDPTGFDWLVALSVLVFAVVVVLPLVRTPALARRAWRDLRGDPLALASFAYLVVFVVGGALGPALLGDPTIDPAVEFQPPVYTTVESTTVLECVGRTSVDGSLCHGSWQYPLGTDNLGRSMLHRLVQGLQVSLLMALVASMLMVPIAVTVGTLAGYLGGTVDDLLMRYVDIQQTVPAILVYLVAVYLLRRSLFLVVLVFGLLSWGGIARVVRSEVRQRKRESYVRAARAAGAGRLRVVRDHLLPNVSNTVLTAVTIQVPTLLLAEASLGYLGLGERYSKSLGQLVRLGTTEFDFTQVPWVATEAALALALTAVAFNLFGDALRGALDPRDS; this is translated from the coding sequence ATGAGCCGCGAGGAGGCGTCGCTCGAGACCGTCGACTGGGCCGAGGTGCGGGCCGACGGACCGCGCCTCCCCACCGGGTCGGCGCTGGTCCTGCCGTTCGTCGCACTCCTCACGCTGTTCGGCTACCACTACGCGTTCGTCCCGCCGGGGGAGAAACTGGTGAACGAGGCCATCTTCGGGTTCAGAGTCCGCCTCGACCCGACGGGGTTCGACTGGCTGGTCGCGCTGTCCGTCCTCGTGTTCGCCGTCGTCGTGGTCCTGCCGCTCGTGCGGACCCCCGCGCTGGCCCGGCGCGCGTGGCGTGACCTCCGTGGCGACCCGCTCGCGCTGGCCTCGTTCGCGTACCTCGTGGTGTTCGTGGTGGGCGGGGCGCTCGGACCGGCGCTCCTCGGGGACCCGACCATCGACCCGGCTGTCGAGTTCCAGCCCCCGGTCTACACGACGGTCGAGTCGACCACCGTCCTCGAGTGCGTCGGCCGGACGAGCGTCGACGGGTCGCTCTGTCACGGCTCGTGGCAGTACCCGCTCGGCACCGACAACCTCGGGCGGAGCATGCTCCACCGGCTCGTCCAGGGGTTACAGGTGAGCCTCCTGATGGCGCTCGTCGCCTCGATGCTGATGGTCCCCATCGCCGTCACGGTGGGGACGCTCGCGGGCTACCTCGGTGGGACCGTCGACGACCTGCTGATGCGCTACGTCGACATCCAGCAGACCGTGCCCGCCATCCTCGTCTACCTCGTCGCCGTCTACCTCCTGCGGCGGTCGCTGTTCCTCGTCGTCCTCGTGTTCGGTCTGCTGTCGTGGGGTGGCATCGCCCGCGTCGTCCGGAGCGAGGTGCGACAGCGCAAGCGCGAGTCGTACGTCCGGGCCGCACGGGCGGCCGGCGCGGGTCGGCTCCGCGTCGTCCGCGACCACCTCCTCCCGAACGTCTCGAACACGGTCCTCACCGCGGTCACGATACAGGTCCCGACGCTGTTGCTCGCGGAGGCGAGTCTGGGCTACCTTGGGCTTGGCGAGCGTTACTCGAAGTCGCTCGGGCAACTGGTCCGCCTCGGGACGACCGAGTTCGACTTCACACAGGTCCCGTGGGTGGCGACGGAGGCCGCGCTCGCGCTGGCGCTGACGGCCGTCGCGTTCAACCTCTTCGGCGACGCCCTGCGGGGGGCGCTCGACCCCCGCGA